The window aaagagtGTTAGAcaaaatatactataaaaataaagttaggaattttatgaattatgattttatgtttttaaacaatgatataaaagtaaacaaATGTGTTATATGTGCTGCTACTAGCTGCTTTTTAATAATTGGAATAATAGGAGCTgctttattactattttacCTTGATAAGCTAGCATATGATTTTACATTAAATTGGATTAAtggaatgtatatattatgtttgaTATTCGTGCTTATAgctattataataatgatttGTCTCCACAAAGAAATTGTAAagtataaaaagataaaacatataaagaGTAAATTGCATAATACGGAATATCCTACTCTCTGAGAAGTAgtcttttataataataagttTCTACAAATTCCTAAGTGTTTTTCCTCAATAGCaaacatatttatcattgattaattttgataaataCAAATGTATGTATCTTGTAAATTAGATCTACAACAGTATAAATGTACGATTTTGTTTATCTTT of the Plasmodium malariae genome assembly, chromosome: 6 genome contains:
- the PmUG01_06026700 gene encoding Plasmodium exported protein, unknown function, translating into MEQKLSYRFLIGFITFNKYLDRKNNIDETLGKRTCRLLAIYKHEKDTNITWLKKDIQSIDKYAKQCTPNNSTLKKGKIKETNQCTLNNAVGYKHTRKSKSDLYNREHSYFEKRVLDKIYYKNKVRNFMNYDFMFLNNDIKVNKCVICAATSCFLIIGIIGAALLLFYLDKLAYDFTLNWINGMYILCLIFVLIAIIIMICLHKEIVKYKKIKHIKSKLHNTEYPTL